The genomic region tgagACTTTTTACATCCCAGGTTAACTTATGCTCACCATGATCTCTTTAATTGTGGTTTTAAATTCTGGCACTGCAGTATACTGCTTTGATTTGTAGTCGGGGTCATCGAGCTGTACTAGTTGAGCTTATTAATCAAAAGGAGGTTGTAGGGGATCTTTTTAACCAACTTCGGCTTGCCCTGCAAAGGCGAAATAAAGAGCGACCAGCTCAGGTGAGCTTggcttttataattttcatatgTTCAATAGTTTTCTCATTATGTGGTTTTCTTTAAGTTTCTTCTCATTATATTCAGTGTTTATATCCTCCATGTGGTTTTCTTGTGCATTGCTTTTTAACGCCTAGCTGTCCCATGTAGTTTTGTTTTCAGTAGTTGCTTGCTCTAACAAAGTGGGACAGCAAGCAAAAGTGTAGTTTTAGCTGGGTGCCCTATCTAAAAGTCTGGTTATCAGTTGCTTTAGATTGGTTGCATAAGGTAGATACTTGTAATCTTGAAGTATCAAGAAACATAATCGGCCTTTACAGAGCCAAGAAGCATAACATGTGTCCAAGTATAGACTGAATCTCTTGACTGAAACTGAATTCAGATTAACGGCTAATTATATTGTAGTTCTTGTGTTTCTGTCTCTGTACATTCAGACGCTTGCTGCAACTAACATGGATGACCAAGAACTCACAGATAGCATGAAAAAGCTATTGATTGTCATGCAAAGACTGGATGAGAAAATTGCTCCCATGCTAGAGGCAGATGGGGAGCTTTTCAACAAAAGGTAACACTAGGAATGAAAACTTGCACTGTGGCGCTGGTTACTcgtaaaaaggaaaaaaggtcAAGCATTATGTAGTGTGATCTTGttgaaattctatttgattTTGCATTGGCACAGGTAGCGTAGTCACATTTACTCGGTAATTTTAGTTGTTCTTGTGTAAGCTGTCATATGTAAGATAGATGGATAGTATTTTGTTACAGATGGGTTGGCGTTATGTTGACTATATGGATCAGTTCAGTCTGTGTGCATTTTGGTGTTAGACACTAACGGGAAACATTCGGGTCAACCTGCTGTAGTAATaatgattttgttttgtttggcATCAGGTGGGGATTTCTTTCTCGCGCAGGTCTGTGGGATAAAAGCCACTTGATGAGACAAATTGAGAAGTAGAGACTTTTGCCTTGATTATAGCAATCATTGGTTGTGGGTATTATTTGTGTCTAAGACATTGTGTTGGCAACTGCAGGTATGCAGATATATATACCTCGAGGGTGTCGAATTTCCTACACTATACACCATTCATGTACTTCAAGTCACAGGAGCAGGTAAGCTTcatcattatattatatatgatataaaaatatggcATTTGCCTATTGATTGAAAGCTGAAATGAGAATCTTGATTGCATATGCAGACCCTAGCTCATGATTCATATTCATACTACCAGCCACAGCTGCTGAATGGATCTGCTGTTGACAGGCAGGAAGACTTAACATTGTAAATGTCTAACTGACTGTATTATAGATGCAGAGTTAATGAGGATAAACTGAAGCATCTTTTAAAGATCCAAATGTAATAATTTTATGCGGCTCTTGAAAAAACAATTTTAAGTTATCAGCCTCCTCTCATTACGTTACACCACACTAATGTTTGTCCCACTTTTCTTTACGGTCATGAATTACGTTTATACACAAACAAGGTGCTGATGTCTTTTAATGattaaacaacaaaaaagaaagtaaaagaattaattagtatgcaagtaataataatttcaagaCATGATCATATTAGCAAACATGAAAAAGAAGTATGATCAAAACAAGCGTCGCCTGTGAGATTCGAACTCACGCGGGGAAACCCCACTTACTTAGCAGGCAAGCGCCTTAACCACTCGGCCAAAGCGACGTTGTGCTGATATTCTCGCCAAGTTTACAAAAGTAACACAGTATAGCATCGTCTGACAGTTGAGACCAGTTTGTTTGTTGGTTTTCACTGCTTCGGCTCTTtgcaaatttagttttgatcTGAATCTCTCGGCTCCActttactaattttaattacagTCAGTCACTACcgaatcaaaaaaaaaagaattattaagaGATAGATGGCGACGCTGCACGTCGCCGGTAATATGACTGCTCATGAACGTCAGATATTGACGTCGGTGAACGCAGGGGCATCTAGTCTTTCGTTTGTAGGGTCCAGCTTCATTGTTCTTTGTTATGTCCTCTTCAAAGAGCTCCGCAAGTTCTCCTTCAAGCTTGTCTTCTACCTCGCCCTCTCTGTATGCCTTATCGATCTAACTGcttctttattattatcattattagcTTTAGCCACTGGATGCttctttttaatctcttaTGATTCCCTTCACCTGTTATCTTAGATCTCAGCTATCCACCATTtgatttatgtttttctttttccactgATGTTAGAGATACttgttttctttctaactATATGATATGATCCTATCTGTATTTAATTTACTTGCAGGACATGCTCTGCAGTTTCTTCAGCATTGTTGGGTATGCTTCCTATTTCTAGTGCTTTCTCTCCCTTGTTACACTCAATTGTATACATTACATAACACACTCTTTTATGGGTCTAACATCCTGCAGGGATCCTTCCAAAGGTTTCTTTTGTATTGCTCAGGGATACACCACTCATTTCTTCTGCGTCGCTTCTTTTCTCTGGACTACTACTATTGCTTTTACTCTTCATCGTACTGTTGTTCTGCACAAAACTGACGTTGAAGACCTCGAGGCCATCTTCCACTTGTATGTTTGGGGTATGATTTACTCATCATTACTTATATAGATTCTCCGtcatatgaatttttatttaatgtttattgTGCTTCCTGCTTTCTGTAGCTATCATTCATCATTCTAGCTCATATTTGTCTTGCATTTCCTTCATTTTTGTTCCTTATTATTACGCCAGGCCCTTTCCTAAAGAATATGGACATTGATTTCAGCGCTTTCCTACTCCCTGCAGGAACTTCATTAGTTATGACTGTATTACGCTCCATTGGTAATTCCCATCATGGGCATTTAGGTGCCTGGTGTTGGACAGAAATCGGGAGAACAAGAAAGGCAAGCTCATGTCttctttttgcatttcttttttccttgtgTTTTCATAGAGTTCCCTGAGCACTCCTTAAACCTTTTTTTTGTGTCTCATGTAATCTTCATGCTTATGTAGTTCTATCTACTTATGCAGGCCATTCAATTTATAACATTTTATGCACCGCTTTGGGGTGCAATACTTTACAATGGGTTTACATACTTTCAAGTCATACGCATGCTAAATAATGCGACTCGTGTATGTAATGAATTTCAATCACTTTTAACTGTTTTCTTTTAGCTGTTACATGTTGAGGTGGAACTTACACCACTTTGGAAATTTCAGATGGCAGTAGGCATGTCAGACCGAGCATATCAATTTGATTCACGGCCCGACTTGAAGGTGTGTTCCTTGCAACTAGTTTAATGGATTTTAATCTTCAAGATATAAACAGTATGTCTAGGATAACAccattagattttttttttttccttttattctaAATGAGGATGAATAGATATCATAAACCACCTCATGTAGTGGAGAACTCTGATCTTCTGTTACACTATTGTGGAAATGGAATTTCCTGTTTTTGCACTTCCTTTATGCAATCTTTATGTCTTTCTGCTAGCAATtcacaatttatttaaatgctAAATGTCAGGTAAgggtattaaaaaaatctttttcatattaacaTCAGTGccttgaattttttaattgtatagGCTTTGAACCGGTGGGGATACTATCCGCTCATCCTTATAGGATCATGGGCTTTTGGCACAATCAACCGCATCCATGACTTCATAGCACCAGGCCACAAAATTCTTTGGCTTTCAGTTCTTGATGTTGGGACAGCTGCACTCATGGTAATTCCAATGAATGTtagcttcttttttcttttttggtggTGTCTTCCCTAGAATATCTGGGTAGATTATGGTTACATTGATTGATCACATGTCTGTACGTTTGGATTTTCATTCATCCCCCCAACCGCTCCCCACAcacataataagaaaaaattaaaaaacttgtATTCAGATTTTTTTGTTGTCTAATGAGAAACAAAAATAGGTGGAGATAaacattttagtatatttgtttcAGCATGTAGTAGATGGCACAAATTCTATTCTAGTATAATACTTCTACTGaaagaatttattagttttgatAATGGTATTGTCTTAGGTTCTAATTGTACAAGGATAACGAATCTGCTGTTTTCACTTCTCCTTTTCACTTTAGTAGGGAGTAGGTACACAGAGtctgataaatataaatagtttgGTGGAGCCAGAGTGCTAATATCTTAGGGGCAGATCTACAATCAGATGCCTTGAAAAAGTCCTGTACTTCACTATATCTAATGCATGATTGTCGGTTGTTTAATAAGGGCTGCCAAGGGCTGATGTAATTATGTATGAATATAGTCGCTCAATCAAATGGAAAGACTTCTATCAGTTAGTATCTGTCTCCTATGAAAGACTGAGGAATGATTAACTTTCAGGAAATGCAAGTTAATTAGCTTGTTCTTATATTTCAGGGTCTTTTCAACTCAATAGCATATGGTCTGAATACTTCAGTGCGGCGAGCGATATATGAAAGATTGGATCTGTAAGTCCCTTGTTGTTACATCTCAGTAAATTTGAAGTCATTGATGGGGAACCATTTCAATATCTGCCTAATTATGTGTGCAATCTCTATATGCAATATAAGCTTGATCTCTTAATCCACTGATCATGAAGTAATGCTGTCATACATATGTGGCTGTAGCCTGTAGCTATACAAAATGCTTAAAATATGTTGCATTGTTGGTTGAAGTTATCAATTGATGGATTATCGATTGATTGTAGAGGTGCACGAGATAGAAAAGAATGAGAGACGTATGATGCGGATTctcatttttctaatttttattgttgtttGAGGAAGAAAGAACTAAACAGAGATTTGGTTACTCCCTATTTCAGAGAGATTACTGTAATGGTGTTGTTAAAATTGTTATATGTGTCATGAGAGCATGACATGGAGAAGCATGGAATATGTTCGGTTATGGATTGTTTTAAATGTCCATCGAACCAAATTGGAGGGAGAGAAGCTCagttttttgttgttttattgTAATGATTTGGCAATTGCATTTATTTGACAGGCTGTGGCCAGATAGGCTGAGAAGATGGTTCCCTAATGGTACAAGATTGAGAAATCAAGCGCAAGACGGTGAATTGGTATCATTGAAAATTCAGGATCAGCGTTAAACAGCTTGGGCACAGCTGGGTCTTGTATCCAGGGATGGCTGCATTCTTTTAAAGTTGATCCAACAGTGAAATTTGGGAGAggatgaaatgaaaaaggaggGGAAAAAGCTTCTGAGATGGGTGCAAAATGAAGGGGATTAAATGTTTTAGTTGTTAGAAGAAAGAGAGTCTGATCAGAGTTAACATGTTGACATTAGCATTCAGTGTGGTTGCTGATCTGATTAATGGGACGAGAAGGCTTCAGCTGCAGTTTACATTTACATGGAATGGGAAGGCTGAGAAGTGAGAACCACCCACCACTAAGTGAAAGTGAAAGTGATGggttgaaaaatgaaaattgaatTTGGTTATTCTTAGGTATCTCCAATTGCTGTCGAGTGGGATTATTACGTTGTATATGtgttttttcctcttttttttcaaagattcgagttcttaatttttgtatatgaTAATGAAAGAATTATTTCATGTTATATAGGATTTATTgaatatttcatttcatttcttcCTTCTGTAATGTAATGGCAACTAATTactttcctcttttcttttttaaataatgaataaaaaacaaaacatgCTAATTGTCAATCCAGAATCGCTTTAATGCTTCTAAATTTACGAGTTAAATTTGAGGGTTAGCAAAGAGCGAAGCGGGAGGATGACCTCATCCTCCTATCCAAGAATAAAACGGCAGCGTCTCTCATAATATGTCTGTCTGGTAAAAGAAGGAGAAGCAAATGGACtttgaaaatggaaaaaaaagagtaattGAGAAGCAGGAGCAGGAAGGAGTTGAGTTCGGAACCGAATGTTGAGTAGTGAAAAATCGCTAAGAGAAGCGAAATGAAGAAGCTGGGATGGGCAATGGATGGTGGTTTTTGGGATGTGGACGTGTCGACACCCGTAACCCTGGAAGGAGTGGCTCGTCCGGTGCCCGGAGACCCACTTCCACTTGGGATTTCCAGAGGAACTAAGCTTTCCAGGCCAAAGCAGCTTCATTTCTTCCAGCGCTTCATGTCTTCTCCCTTTATcccctctttttcttctcatcGACATGGACATGGCTTTTCTCTCCAAAGCGTTCTTGCTTTCCCCACCTTCTCTCAAAATTggtatttctctttcttcttttctttttaatcaacTGCTGTAGTTTCTTTTCCATGACTGGTAAAGGGgtattgaattagattaatgttTTGGATGATAGATAAAATTCAGGTTTaagtgataataataataataatgcagGTTCGGTACGTTGCTAGGTCAATTCAATTTCCAAAAGTTTGTGTCCGAGAGTGGCGCTTCTTTGCGATCCTCTTCTTCCTCCCTCAACACAATTGGTAGACAACTCTGCGATGCATCCCTATACGCACTTGGTTTCTCTTCTGAGCTCTCGTTCACTCCTGATGATACTCTCCTCTTCAATTTTAATACTCACGGTGATGCTACTAGAAATTCCCGTAAGAAAGCTGTTCTTCATCACAAGGCATGTGTTTATGTGTTTCTCTTTTTCACCTTTACCTTTTCCAtccattcttctttttcatcatCTTTCTCTTTGTTTCGCAGTTCCCTAATCACAATTTGACCCTGGAAGCAGTTTCTCCTGCATTGTTTATCGACAGCTCTGATAATTATTGGGATGTACCTTTCTCCATGGCCATCGACCTCGCTTCTCTTCCTTCTGACTCTGGTCCAAGTTACCATTTCTGCATGCACCATAATGCTGGCGATCCAAAGCTTTTTGGAGGTGGCCATACCTTAGCTGTTCCTGCCCCACTGCTTCCTGGTTTCTCTTTCAAATCCGCCTTTGCcttcaagaaaaatattgaCATTTGGAGAAGCAAAGCTCCCAAATTGAAGATGGTCCAACCCTTTgatttgtttatttcaaatcCTCATATTTCAGCATCAGGGATCGTTGGTAATGATGCTACCTTCCTACTTTCTTATCAATTTCTCTATATACTAGTGCCATATGAATTATCATAAAAGCAGGCTGGGGGTTGTTGCTACAAGCCTACTCCTTGAAACGACCCTCTAGTGCTGCTGAATAAAACCTGAAACTCCCAATTGCATCattagaaagaagaaaataatattcttacaTGCTTAAGTACAGGTTCTGCATGCAGCCTTTAGTAAAGTCGAATATCACTTCCGGGGTTGGACCTGCTACAAAAGTTATAGTTACTGTCCCCtgataattattttgtcaTCTTggcattaataaaaatatgattcaACTCATATTCCCTTTTAAACTACTTATGTCCATTGACCCCTTGCCTAATACATGAGCGCATCCAGGTGCCACCATGACAGCCTATATTGGAGATAATTCAGTTAGGTGCCAAGAAGTAGATCGTTTTCAGAGTTTCACAGGCTTATCTCTTCGAGCTATTGCACCAAAATCCGCCTTGTTGGCTGATATGTTTTCATCCGTTTCACTTACGGCTCAGCATGGAAACTTCCAAAGACTATTTCTAGATCTTACTCGATGTCATCTACGTTTAGATTTTCCTTCTGGCTCCAAATTTCTTTCTGGTGCTGCTAAATTAGCACAAGACTTTTTCAATTCTCAACAGCCATCTATGGAAACAATTAAGGCAATTTGCCCCAACGCAACTATTTCTCTTCAACAGCAGGTACATGCTTCTTGCGCACAATCTTCCAATGTTCATCTTTCCTAATTATGACCACCATCCTGTCTAAGGTGCATCACATAAACAGACAGAAATATGCACCGGTGAAGATTACTTGTTAAAATGAGTTTATTGTAGTCTTGTCATTTGTGCTTATCTCCATTATGTCAATATTAGCTTTAAACCTGCTTGTTATGTAAACTGTATTTCAGACAATGTTTAGAATAATCATGCagaaatgaatattaatagcTGCATTGTTCCCAAGTTTTCTTGCAACCTTGAGAAATGATGATAAATGCTTCttcattttttagaaaaaaagatacCCATGGAAGTAGTGGCAACCTTATCATATGTACTTGGATGCAGATTGCTGGACCTTTCAGTTTTAGAGTTGATTCTGGAGTTGCAATTGACCGGAGGAAAAAAGATTGGGACATGCACATGCATGATCCAGTATTTGCCGTCGAGTATGCATTACAGGTCCTTGGTTCAGCAAAGGCTATTGCTTGGTATTGCCCAAAGCAAAAGGAATTCATGGTAGAACTAAGATTCTTTGAGACATAAATTCtgtatcttttattaaacAGAAGACGTAACTTTATTAAAATGTATGTTCaacaattcttttcttgttctgGATGGATACCTATTCTACCAAAAAGTAAAGTAGAAGGTTGCTTGGACGATTGTGCAGCAGAAGAAGATGATGTAATGTTGAAAGTGATAAGTAAAGCTCCAGAGTGAGCAGTTGACTGTTGGTGAAAGCGCTACTTGTTTAAACAAGTGGTGCATTCAACGGAATTGATTCAAGTGACAATCATAAGGTCCGTTTTAGAGTAGTTGCACCGGTGTGGTGTGCCTCCCTATCTTGTTGGACATCATCAGCACTTGCATGATCAATTTGTCTGTTCAATCTGTAAATATCGGGTACCGGAACGCTCCACTAACCTACTATGTGGTAGcaatttcta from Ricinus communis isolate WT05 ecotype wild-type chromosome 9, ASM1957865v1, whole genome shotgun sequence harbors:
- the LOC8261357 gene encoding protein TRIGALACTOSYLDIACYLGLYCEROL 4, chloroplastic isoform X1; the protein is MKKLGWAMDGGFWDVDVSTPVTLEGVARPVPGDPLPLGISRGTKLSRPKQLHFFQRFMSSPFIPSFSSHRHGHGFSLQSVLAFPTFSQNWFGTLLGQFNFQKFVSESGASLRSSSSSLNTIGRQLCDASLYALGFSSELSFTPDDTLLFNFNTHGDATRNSRKKAVLHHKFPNHNLTLEAVSPALFIDSSDNYWDVPFSMAIDLASLPSDSGPSYHFCMHHNAGDPKLFGGGHTLAVPAPLLPGFSFKSAFAFKKNIDIWRSKAPKLKMVQPFDLFISNPHISASGIVGATMTAYIGDNSVRCQEVDRFQSFTGLSLRAIAPKSALLADMFSSVSLTAQHGNFQRLFLDLTRCHLRLDFPSGSKFLSGAAKLAQDFFNSQQPSMETIKAICPNATISLQQQIAGPFSFRVDSGVAIDRRKKDWDMHMHDPVFAVEYALQVLGSAKAIAWYCPKQKEFMVELRFFET
- the LOC8261358 gene encoding G-protein coupled receptor 1 — its product is MATLHVAGNMTAHERQILTSVNAGASSLSFVGSSFIVLCYVLFKELRKFSFKLVFYLALSDMLCSFFSIVGDPSKGFFCIAQGYTTHFFCVASFLWTTTIAFTLHRTVVLHKTDVEDLEAIFHLYVWGTSLVMTVLRSIGNSHHGHLGAWCWTEIGRTRKAIQFITFYAPLWGAILYNGFTYFQVIRMLNNATRMAVGMSDRAYQFDSRPDLKALNRWGYYPLILIGSWAFGTINRIHDFIAPGHKILWLSVLDVGTAALMGLFNSIAYGLNTSVRRAIYERLDLLWPDRLRRWFPNGTRLRNQAQDGELVSLKIQDQR
- the LOC8261357 gene encoding protein TRIGALACTOSYLDIACYLGLYCEROL 4, chloroplastic isoform X2, whose protein sequence is MKKLGWAMDGGFWDVDVSTPVTLEGVARPVPGDPLPLGISRGTKLSRPKQLHFFQRFMSSPFIPSFSSHRHGHGFSLQSVLAFPTFSQNWFGTLLGQFNFQKFVSESGASLRSSSSSLNTIGRQLCDASLYALGFSSELSFTPDDTLLFNFNTHGDATRNSRKKAVLHHKFPNHNLTLEAVSPALFIDSSDNYWDVPFSMAIDLASLPSDSGPSYHFCMHHNAGDPKLFGGGHTLAVPAPLLPGFSFKSAFAFKKNIDIWRSKAPKLKMVQPFDLFISNPHISASGIVGATMTAYIGDNSVRCQEVDRFQSFTGLSLRAIAPKSALLADMFSSVSLTAQHGNFQRLFLDLTRCHLRLDFPSGSKFLSGAAKLAQDFFNSQQPSMETIKAICPNATISLQQQKKRYPWK